The following coding sequences are from one Geothrix sp. window:
- a CDS encoding S1C family serine protease, whose product MRFRLLLCIPLLCGLLSAQDAALKDTFLQAKALWATQGDREAATARFDTVVAALAPKAAGLEPEWNQVLCESYNWLAVLDDRSPQNKARAQVRLQALMDLNPDFELDRTLTSQRLTALFERMKGEKFALVKLSYLPEGGRLTIDGHPTAPLPRKFLPFGAHRLSYARPGYATAELPLELVPHDAKAADFKLTRTASTITLYVQPSDVEVLLDGQSLGYAIGKAGPDAAAVAIPLGLRPEELSSAFVIPELRPGKHRLELRAPCLRTRVLELGADLATPAADHTLEPIRLEPSRGSLSVSSPWPGGELFLSGQSRGLLPLANLPVCTGTYDLLVRFPTGGYSQRLVVEDGKTVSLEARPKPRLAFAGLEGGDFTGRTRFLAQLEALGDRLQQVAFVPARPDEPPADALARLKASREAELILLAKPVPDKVIHRVELVIATLDGEEEHLLVKPLEQDPLASLATRLNAVPSLQRPSLGATLLDVPGEPGPWVLAATEPALKAGLQVGKAILQAQGKPVATVQELRPLLEAAKGTLPLSQDAPPLTLPLQLEALEVRLGAPELCYPAVLAQLRLLYAGAKGDEANLIKLNLALVLMQFRKYDKAIELLRDARLSTVRGVSQGTLDYHTGLCFLHLGTSYQSEAGQAFRQALKYPQSTLLGPDGPLVAPLARQALEDLK is encoded by the coding sequence ATGCGATTCCGACTCCTCCTGTGCATCCCCCTGCTCTGCGGCCTGCTGTCGGCCCAGGACGCCGCCCTCAAGGACACGTTCCTGCAGGCCAAGGCCCTCTGGGCCACCCAGGGGGACCGGGAGGCCGCAACCGCGCGCTTCGACACGGTCGTGGCCGCCCTCGCCCCGAAGGCCGCCGGGCTGGAACCCGAGTGGAACCAGGTGCTGTGCGAAAGCTACAACTGGCTGGCCGTCCTGGATGATCGCAGCCCCCAGAACAAGGCCCGGGCCCAGGTGCGGCTCCAGGCCCTGATGGATCTCAATCCCGATTTCGAGCTGGACCGGACCCTGACCTCCCAGCGCCTCACGGCCCTGTTCGAGCGGATGAAGGGCGAGAAGTTCGCCCTGGTCAAGCTGAGCTACCTGCCCGAGGGGGGCCGCTTGACCATCGATGGCCACCCCACGGCCCCCCTGCCGAGGAAGTTCCTCCCCTTCGGAGCCCACAGGCTCAGCTACGCGCGACCCGGCTACGCCACCGCCGAACTCCCCCTGGAACTCGTTCCCCATGACGCGAAGGCCGCCGACTTCAAGCTGACCCGGACCGCCTCCACCATCACGCTCTACGTCCAACCGAGCGACGTGGAGGTCCTGCTGGACGGACAGAGCCTCGGCTATGCCATCGGCAAGGCCGGTCCGGATGCCGCCGCCGTCGCCATCCCCCTGGGGCTGCGCCCGGAAGAGCTCTCCTCCGCCTTCGTCATCCCCGAGCTCCGCCCCGGCAAGCATCGCCTCGAGCTGCGCGCGCCCTGCCTCCGGACCAGGGTCCTCGAGCTCGGCGCGGACCTGGCGACGCCTGCGGCCGACCACACCCTTGAACCCATCCGCCTGGAACCCTCCCGCGGCTCCCTGTCCGTTTCCTCCCCCTGGCCTGGAGGCGAGCTGTTCCTCTCAGGCCAGAGCCGGGGACTCCTGCCCCTCGCGAACCTCCCCGTGTGCACCGGGACCTACGACCTGCTGGTGCGATTCCCGACCGGCGGCTATTCCCAGCGCCTCGTCGTGGAGGACGGCAAGACCGTGAGCCTGGAGGCCCGTCCGAAACCCCGCCTGGCCTTTGCCGGGCTGGAAGGCGGGGACTTCACGGGGCGCACCCGATTCCTGGCGCAGCTCGAAGCCCTCGGAGATCGGCTGCAGCAGGTGGCCTTCGTGCCCGCCCGCCCGGACGAGCCTCCGGCCGATGCCCTGGCCCGACTGAAGGCCTCGCGGGAAGCGGAGCTGATCCTGCTGGCCAAGCCGGTTCCCGACAAGGTGATCCACCGGGTCGAGCTGGTGATCGCCACCCTCGATGGGGAGGAGGAGCACCTCCTGGTGAAGCCCCTGGAGCAGGACCCGCTGGCCTCCTTGGCCACGCGACTGAATGCGGTCCCGAGCCTCCAGCGACCCAGCCTGGGCGCCACGCTCCTGGATGTCCCGGGCGAGCCTGGTCCGTGGGTGCTGGCCGCCACCGAACCGGCTCTGAAGGCCGGCCTGCAGGTCGGCAAGGCCATCCTGCAGGCCCAGGGGAAGCCGGTCGCCACCGTCCAGGAGCTCCGTCCGCTGCTGGAAGCCGCCAAGGGCACCCTCCCCCTGAGCCAGGATGCCCCCCCGTTGACCCTGCCCCTGCAATTGGAGGCGCTGGAGGTCCGCCTGGGCGCGCCGGAGCTCTGCTACCCGGCCGTACTCGCGCAGCTGCGGCTGCTCTACGCAGGCGCCAAGGGGGACGAGGCCAACCTCATCAAGCTCAACCTGGCCCTCGTCCTGATGCAGTTCAGGAAATACGACAAGGCCATCGAGCTCCTGCGGGACGCACGCCTGAGCACGGTCCGGGGCGTCAGCCAGGGCACCCTCGACTATCACACGGGCCTGTGCTTCCTCCACCTGGGCACCAGCTACCAGTCGGAAGCGGGTCAGGCATTCCGCCAGGCACTGAAGTATCCTCAGTCAACCCTTCTCGGTCCCGATGGTCCCCTGGTCGCCCCCCTGGCAAGACAGGCCCTCGAAGATCTGAAGTGA
- the aroA gene encoding 3-phosphoshikimate 1-carboxyvinyltransferase — protein sequence MRIPGSKSVTNRALLLAALAPGTSHLQGGLEAEDTRWMRQALRDLGIPVVEQGGTWGIQGGGRPRAQGPLWLGASGTTLRFLLPWLALCAEGPVRLEGDPRLFERPLGPLLGPLEALGAQWSADASGAWLRPSPVPPGRLELKVDARLSSQFLSGLALAAAGLPGPSLLTWEEVASPSYLTLTTQWLRRFSCGAILEAGRWQIPGGALQPRDLVLPGDWSGAAAFLAAAGVTGRRLQVSPLDPEDAQGDRTMVALLEAAGCAIRWLDAQTLEVQGPLRRGLDADLTDCPDLGPVLAALAALAPGPSELRGLHTLPLKECDRLDASAELVRWLGGQAEVIGDHTLRVAPGRAVADRSPFNPRNDHRMAFAAALGGLRWGGDLLDPHCVAKTFPDFWEVWRGMLGC from the coding sequence GTGCGCATCCCGGGTTCGAAGTCCGTCACCAACCGGGCGCTGCTCCTGGCTGCCCTCGCCCCGGGCACCAGCCACCTCCAAGGTGGCCTCGAGGCCGAGGACACCCGCTGGATGCGGCAGGCCCTGCGGGACCTGGGGATTCCGGTCGTAGAGCAAGGTGGAACATGGGGCATCCAGGGAGGCGGGCGACCCCGGGCCCAGGGCCCCCTCTGGCTTGGGGCTTCGGGCACCACGCTGCGGTTCCTCCTGCCCTGGCTGGCCCTCTGCGCCGAGGGACCGGTCCGGCTCGAGGGGGATCCCCGGCTCTTCGAAAGACCGCTCGGCCCCCTGCTCGGCCCCCTGGAGGCCCTGGGCGCCCAGTGGTCCGCCGATGCCTCCGGGGCCTGGCTCCGACCGAGCCCAGTGCCGCCCGGACGGCTGGAACTCAAGGTGGATGCGCGCCTCAGCAGCCAGTTCCTGTCCGGTCTGGCCCTGGCGGCGGCGGGCCTGCCCGGGCCCAGCCTGCTCACCTGGGAGGAGGTGGCCAGCCCCAGCTACCTGACCCTCACCACCCAGTGGCTGCGGCGCTTCAGCTGCGGGGCCATCCTGGAAGCGGGGCGGTGGCAGATTCCGGGCGGAGCCCTCCAGCCCCGGGATTTGGTCTTGCCCGGAGACTGGAGCGGCGCGGCGGCCTTCCTCGCCGCCGCGGGAGTCACGGGACGGCGGCTCCAGGTAAGCCCCCTGGATCCCGAGGATGCCCAGGGCGACCGGACCATGGTGGCCCTATTGGAAGCGGCCGGGTGCGCGATCCGCTGGCTCGACGCCCAGACCCTCGAAGTCCAGGGGCCTCTCCGGCGTGGCCTGGACGCGGACTTGACGGACTGTCCCGACCTGGGTCCCGTGCTGGCGGCCCTCGCGGCCCTGGCCCCGGGTCCCTCGGAGCTGCGGGGGCTCCACACACTGCCCCTCAAGGAATGCGATCGCCTGGATGCCTCGGCGGAGCTGGTGCGGTGGCTGGGCGGCCAGGCGGAGGTCATCGGGGACCACACCCTGCGCGTCGCACCAGGGAGGGCTGTGGCCGACCGGAGCCCTTTCAACCCGCGCAACGACCATCGCATGGCCTTCGCCGCCGCCCTGGGCGGTCTGCGCTGGGGTGGAGACCTGCTGGATCCCCACTGTGTGGCGAAGACCTTCCCGGACTTCTGGGAGGTTTGGCGGGGGATGCTCGGATGCTGA
- a CDS encoding sigma-54-dependent transcriptional regulator: MLRAAWLGDGKAPWGLDRGRRWGDPAWALAAISQAWLLGGREGRWPRLEQEARRPLGPRVVRIPATFEAHPDPAWVALLRHGSAGVAPALRGPREDELLAWAWEALLAGDGTPWMAAGSLLLDLPQRLRWVALLGAVDEAGTLHLPPYLDLIPAGWRSLPLGWWEFMLRSQDAEGRLLPEGPLDPGLPWPAIQRHAEPMLLSELPEDLVPHHDSSWLHPGPDGAWMLDPRLRAWARGFGASARGLEPLVPRNLGAGRPPEPALAGVLALQMPPDPPPGWAPSLEADLQEKVSRPEPPPASSHPTWDRLRMRWGGATAESTPGYPAWGTLAHPCADPFHWMAQGQEALRACEPEGALRAFTLAHAHFVRLGSPGWTSRAASNAAFMALQWADLPAHRRWAALRGPLPQPWHDHEAAQLAEVYLEPPAALARIRSLVETHPDFAPAWGLLAGHGLDGEQWDLVREALPHIGGHPYAQFLQAALGPLVEDPPGDADPETRVSWGAHRLFRGHGSSRAFWAAWRDCPAQVMRLELGLQVLERVPEERSALRLLALQAIADRADSNRHQRRLAALWPRHDTDQDPAPTLLFKDWLAKRETPTWIAWEEEGQVHSLGTGEAPPDGALSRLAKDGTLPPFLHGDWVWRGHPLIWEGCSVGAVLLAQPAERPPQPPLEPLLIAPWLARIRARRPAESIVESGLLWTDGSEPMASVLRELDRVAGSDLPVLILGPTGTGKELAATEVHRRSGRSGQLVAVNCSAFAEGLLESELFGHVKGAFTGADRDRRGAIEMARGGTLFLDEVADLSPRLQSLLLRVLQEREIRRVGSDHAVKVDVRFIAATHRPLEELAAVGSFRRDLLFRLQGAVLHLPPLLERRHEFPYLLPRLAIRAAQAARRPIPALAPGLPQALAKRPWPGNVRELLHALERAILRCEDGILKPGHFPELEGPGPKTRTWEDATRTFQRRLLLDTLQACGFRVADAAETLGLARPALYATAKRLGVDLVAERIAPSS; encoded by the coding sequence ATGCTGAGGGCCGCCTGGCTGGGCGACGGGAAGGCCCCCTGGGGCCTGGACCGGGGCCGGCGCTGGGGAGATCCGGCCTGGGCTCTGGCGGCCATCTCACAGGCCTGGCTGCTGGGGGGCCGGGAAGGCCGCTGGCCCCGCCTGGAACAGGAGGCCCGCCGTCCCCTGGGACCCCGTGTGGTGCGGATTCCCGCGACCTTCGAAGCGCATCCCGATCCCGCCTGGGTGGCCCTGCTCCGCCATGGCAGCGCCGGCGTGGCCCCCGCCCTGCGGGGGCCTCGGGAGGACGAGCTGCTGGCCTGGGCCTGGGAGGCCCTCCTGGCTGGAGACGGCACCCCCTGGATGGCCGCGGGTTCGCTTCTGCTGGACCTGCCCCAGCGGCTCCGCTGGGTGGCCCTGCTCGGCGCCGTGGATGAAGCGGGCACCCTCCACCTTCCCCCTTATCTGGACCTGATCCCGGCCGGATGGCGGTCGCTTCCGCTGGGCTGGTGGGAGTTCATGCTGAGATCCCAGGATGCCGAGGGCCGCCTGCTGCCGGAGGGGCCCCTCGATCCCGGACTGCCCTGGCCCGCCATCCAGCGCCACGCCGAGCCGATGCTGCTCTCCGAACTGCCGGAGGACCTGGTCCCCCATCACGACTCCAGTTGGCTGCACCCGGGCCCGGACGGCGCCTGGATGCTGGATCCGCGGCTCCGGGCCTGGGCCCGGGGCTTCGGCGCCTCGGCTCGGGGCCTGGAACCGCTGGTGCCCCGGAACCTGGGGGCGGGCCGCCCACCGGAGCCCGCGCTCGCCGGGGTCCTGGCCCTCCAGATGCCCCCGGACCCACCGCCGGGTTGGGCACCCTCACTGGAGGCGGACCTCCAGGAGAAAGTCTCCCGCCCCGAGCCGCCCCCCGCCTCCAGCCACCCGACCTGGGACCGGCTGCGGATGCGCTGGGGCGGGGCCACGGCCGAATCCACGCCGGGCTATCCAGCCTGGGGGACCCTGGCCCATCCCTGCGCCGACCCCTTCCACTGGATGGCGCAGGGCCAGGAGGCCTTGCGGGCCTGCGAGCCGGAGGGGGCCCTGCGGGCCTTCACCCTGGCCCATGCGCACTTCGTCCGGCTGGGCTCCCCCGGGTGGACCTCCCGGGCCGCCTCCAACGCGGCCTTCATGGCCCTGCAGTGGGCGGACCTGCCCGCCCACCGGCGCTGGGCGGCCCTGCGGGGACCCCTGCCCCAACCCTGGCATGACCATGAGGCGGCCCAGCTGGCGGAGGTATACCTCGAGCCGCCGGCAGCCCTGGCCCGCATCCGGAGCCTGGTCGAAACCCACCCGGACTTCGCTCCGGCCTGGGGCCTGCTGGCGGGCCACGGCCTGGATGGAGAGCAGTGGGACCTGGTGCGGGAAGCCCTGCCCCACATCGGTGGCCATCCCTACGCGCAGTTCCTCCAGGCGGCCCTGGGGCCCCTCGTCGAGGACCCGCCCGGCGATGCCGATCCAGAGACCCGGGTCAGCTGGGGGGCCCACCGGCTGTTCCGCGGCCACGGTTCGTCTCGGGCGTTCTGGGCGGCCTGGCGGGACTGCCCAGCCCAGGTCATGCGCCTGGAACTGGGCCTCCAGGTGCTGGAGCGGGTCCCGGAAGAGCGGTCGGCCCTGCGTCTGCTCGCCCTCCAGGCCATCGCCGACCGGGCGGACTCGAACCGGCACCAGCGGCGGCTGGCGGCCCTCTGGCCCCGGCACGACACGGACCAGGATCCGGCCCCCACCCTCCTCTTCAAGGACTGGCTGGCCAAGCGAGAGACGCCCACCTGGATCGCCTGGGAGGAGGAAGGGCAGGTCCATTCCCTGGGCACGGGCGAAGCGCCCCCGGACGGGGCGCTCAGCCGCCTCGCCAAGGATGGGACGCTGCCACCCTTCCTGCACGGTGACTGGGTCTGGCGGGGCCATCCGCTGATCTGGGAGGGGTGCTCCGTGGGCGCGGTGCTGCTGGCCCAGCCGGCAGAACGGCCGCCCCAACCTCCCCTGGAGCCCCTGCTGATCGCGCCCTGGCTGGCCCGGATCCGCGCGCGGCGGCCCGCGGAATCCATCGTGGAATCCGGGCTCCTGTGGACGGATGGCAGCGAGCCCATGGCTTCGGTCCTGCGCGAGCTGGATCGTGTGGCGGGCTCGGATCTGCCGGTGCTGATCCTGGGTCCCACGGGTACCGGCAAGGAGCTGGCGGCCACCGAGGTCCACCGCCGCTCGGGCCGCTCCGGTCAGCTGGTGGCCGTGAACTGCTCGGCCTTCGCTGAGGGGCTGCTGGAATCGGAGCTCTTCGGACACGTGAAGGGCGCCTTCACCGGGGCCGACCGGGACCGTCGCGGCGCCATCGAGATGGCCCGGGGCGGCACCCTGTTCCTGGATGAAGTGGCGGATCTGTCCCCGCGCCTCCAGTCCCTGCTGCTCCGGGTGCTTCAGGAGCGGGAGATCCGCCGGGTCGGCTCCGATCACGCCGTGAAGGTGGACGTCCGCTTCATCGCCGCCACCCACCGCCCCCTGGAGGAGCTGGCCGCGGTCGGCAGCTTCCGGCGCGACCTGCTCTTTCGGCTGCAGGGGGCCGTGCTCCACCTACCGCCGCTGCTCGAACGGCGCCACGAGTTCCCCTACCTCCTGCCCCGTCTCGCCATCCGCGCGGCCCAGGCCGCGAGGCGACCCATCCCCGCCCTGGCCCCCGGCCTGCCCCAGGCCCTGGCGAAGCGCCCCTGGCCCGGCAACGTGCGGGAGCTGCTCCACGCCCTGGAGCGCGCGATCCTGCGCTGCGAGGACGGCATCCTCAAGCCCGGCCACTTCCCCGAACTCGAAGGCCCGGGTCCGAAGACACGCACCTGGGAGGACGCGACCCGGACCTTTCAGCGGCGCCTCCTCCTCGATACCCTCCAGGCCTGCGGTTTCCGCGTGGCCGATGCCGCCGAAACCCTGGGTCTCGCCCGCCCGGCCCTCTACGCCACGGCCAAGCGGCTGGGGGTGGACCTGGTGGCGGAGCGGATCGCCCCGTCGTCCTGA
- the mutL gene encoding DNA mismatch repair endonuclease MutL, protein MAKIRILPDQVANQIAAGEVVERPSSVLKELAENALDAGARRIEVAWEEGGKRLLEVADDGSGMARDDLYLALERHATSKVRTAEDLGHLGTFGFRGEALPSIASVSRFDLTSAEAEGAGHRLRCEFGIIKEVAPVSRSRGTTVTVRDLFAQLPARRRFLKSTDTEHAQLWGAVARLALSSPGVHWTIRPDRGAPLVMPPVEDAGLRLGPLLGEKLAHLVPFVNGERPWQIRGFVSPPDLSFRDRNHLYLFVNGRAVRDRLLLAALSEAWSGTFAKGSYPAAVLFLELPPEAVDVNVHPTKAEVRFREPQRIFAWVRGGAEEAWAKLRGGLASVLELPPKPLEAEFELDPSRRLVPQHPRLWSDHSGGALGAYQALADAFQTRPLDAPYAYEPAPSGVAEGPDLGPGLRYLGAFQRTYLLAEVDGERGPELWIVDQHVAHERVLFERLFLRRHTPAIQPLLPPRVVQLGPEALARLTPFLAELEAAGVEAEPFGADALVVRGLPDFLVDRDPQALLEDLLARLEREGRVDLDAFRRDLNAELACRAAIKKHHALPPELALRLIQDLLACEVPNTCPHGRPIIKKLTLEDLERSFGRRL, encoded by the coding sequence ATGGCGAAGATTCGAATCCTCCCCGACCAGGTTGCGAATCAGATCGCGGCGGGCGAGGTCGTCGAGCGGCCCTCTTCAGTCCTGAAGGAGCTGGCGGAGAACGCCCTGGACGCCGGGGCCCGCCGCATCGAGGTGGCCTGGGAGGAGGGCGGCAAGCGCCTGCTGGAGGTGGCCGACGACGGCTCGGGCATGGCCCGGGACGACCTGTACCTCGCCCTGGAGCGCCACGCCACCAGCAAGGTGCGCACGGCCGAAGACCTGGGGCACCTGGGCACCTTCGGGTTCCGCGGCGAGGCCCTGCCCAGCATCGCCAGCGTGAGCCGCTTCGACCTCACCAGTGCCGAGGCGGAAGGCGCGGGCCACCGCCTGCGCTGCGAGTTCGGCATCATCAAGGAGGTGGCGCCGGTATCGCGCAGCCGGGGCACCACCGTGACGGTGCGTGATCTGTTCGCCCAGCTGCCGGCACGACGCCGCTTCCTGAAGTCCACGGACACGGAGCACGCCCAGCTCTGGGGCGCCGTGGCGAGGCTGGCCCTCAGCTCACCGGGCGTCCACTGGACCATCCGGCCCGACCGCGGCGCCCCCCTGGTAATGCCTCCGGTGGAGGATGCGGGTCTGCGTCTGGGGCCGCTCCTGGGCGAGAAGCTGGCGCACCTGGTGCCTTTCGTGAATGGGGAACGACCCTGGCAGATCCGGGGTTTCGTGTCGCCGCCGGACCTCAGCTTCCGCGACCGCAACCACCTCTACCTCTTCGTGAACGGCCGGGCCGTGCGGGACCGCCTGCTGCTGGCGGCGCTGTCAGAGGCCTGGTCGGGTACCTTCGCCAAGGGCTCGTACCCCGCAGCGGTGTTGTTTCTGGAGCTGCCGCCCGAAGCCGTGGATGTGAACGTGCATCCCACCAAGGCCGAGGTGCGGTTCCGTGAGCCCCAGCGCATCTTCGCCTGGGTGCGCGGCGGGGCCGAGGAGGCCTGGGCCAAGCTGCGGGGCGGCCTGGCTTCGGTGCTGGAGCTGCCGCCCAAACCCCTGGAGGCCGAGTTCGAGCTGGACCCCTCGCGCCGCCTGGTGCCCCAGCATCCGCGGCTCTGGTCGGATCACTCCGGCGGGGCCCTGGGGGCCTACCAGGCCCTCGCCGATGCGTTCCAGACGCGTCCCCTGGATGCACCCTACGCCTACGAACCCGCCCCATCCGGCGTGGCGGAAGGCCCGGATCTTGGCCCGGGCCTCCGCTACCTCGGGGCCTTCCAGCGGACCTACCTGCTGGCGGAGGTCGATGGGGAGCGGGGGCCCGAGCTCTGGATCGTGGACCAGCACGTGGCCCACGAGCGGGTGCTCTTCGAGCGGCTCTTCCTGCGTCGCCACACACCCGCCATCCAGCCCCTGCTGCCACCCCGGGTGGTGCAGCTGGGGCCCGAGGCCCTGGCGCGCCTCACCCCGTTCCTGGCGGAGCTGGAGGCCGCGGGGGTGGAGGCCGAGCCCTTCGGGGCGGACGCCCTGGTGGTGCGGGGGCTGCCGGATTTCCTGGTGGATCGCGACCCCCAGGCCCTGCTGGAGGATCTGCTGGCCCGGCTGGAGCGGGAGGGCCGGGTGGATCTCGATGCCTTCCGCCGCGACCTCAACGCCGAGCTGGCCTGCCGCGCCGCCATCAAGAAGCACCACGCCCTGCCGCCGGAGCTGGCCCTGCGCCTGATCCAGGACCTCCTCGCCTGCGAGGTGCCCAACACGTGTCCCCACGGCCGCCCGATCATCAAGAAACTCACGCTGGAGGATCTGGAGCGGAGCTTCGGCCGGCGGCTCTAG
- a CDS encoding FMN-binding protein has product MIRILAPLALTLPLVAALPTTQEALALAFPGAQLTRKEQVLSEAQVARVKTLAQVDLPGSWLVAYEARRNGVLVGVGFFDTHRVRTLNETLLVAISAEGRILRVEAVAFREPAEYMAKEAWVRQFEGRGLDPQLSLKAAIHPLAGATLTAHAMTDAARRCLALHRILYQEAR; this is encoded by the coding sequence ATGATCCGCATCCTGGCCCCCCTCGCCCTGACCCTGCCCCTGGTCGCGGCCCTGCCCACCACGCAGGAGGCCCTTGCCCTGGCCTTTCCGGGGGCGCAGCTCACCCGGAAGGAGCAGGTGCTGAGCGAGGCCCAGGTGGCGCGGGTCAAGACCCTGGCCCAGGTTGACCTGCCCGGGAGCTGGCTGGTGGCCTACGAGGCCCGCAGGAACGGGGTCCTGGTGGGGGTCGGATTCTTCGACACCCACCGGGTCCGCACGCTGAACGAGACCCTGCTGGTGGCCATCTCGGCGGAAGGCCGCATCCTCCGCGTAGAGGCCGTGGCCTTCCGGGAGCCCGCCGAGTACATGGCGAAAGAGGCCTGGGTCCGGCAGTTCGAGGGGCGGGGCCTCGATCCGCAGCTGAGCCTCAAGGCGGCCATCCACCCGCTGGCCGGCGCGACCCTCACGGCCCATGCCATGACGGATGCCGCGCGGCGCTGCCTGGCCCTGCACCGGATCCTCTACCAGGAGGCCCGGTGA
- a CDS encoding FAD:protein FMN transferase — MLKPILAILFPSLLTGQVRGPVVDRKVLAMGTELRLHFEGVGTVAGSQAALSECARIESECSTWNPQSAWSQLNAAEGRPVHLSQEWLALLSQMKAWNHCTEGAFDPVLMALMRAWGVREGGRIPGMDALVKASNASGANLLELDSEAGTARLRHPGAGLEEGGFLKGYALDRMRKAAKVRTGWLDFGGQILAWGPPYATSLADPQHRDQVRMTLNLRNASLSCSGTSERGRHILDPRSGQRCEAWGATAVVTAEALTADVLSTALYVLGPEAGLAWAERHDVAAAFLLNDGEVRMSRAFRLLHPTLISQETR, encoded by the coding sequence ATGTTGAAACCCATCCTCGCCATCCTCTTCCCATCCCTGCTCACCGGCCAGGTCCGGGGCCCGGTCGTGGACCGCAAGGTGCTGGCCATGGGCACCGAACTGCGGCTGCACTTCGAGGGCGTGGGCACGGTGGCCGGGTCGCAGGCGGCCCTATCCGAATGTGCCCGGATCGAGTCCGAGTGTTCGACCTGGAATCCGCAATCCGCCTGGAGCCAGCTGAACGCGGCGGAGGGACGTCCGGTGCACCTGAGCCAGGAGTGGCTCGCCCTGCTGAGCCAGATGAAGGCCTGGAACCACTGCACGGAGGGAGCCTTCGATCCGGTCCTCATGGCCTTGATGCGGGCCTGGGGCGTGCGCGAAGGGGGACGCATCCCCGGGATGGACGCGCTCGTCAAGGCGTCCAACGCTTCCGGCGCCAACCTGCTGGAACTGGACAGCGAAGCGGGCACGGCCCGCCTCCGGCACCCGGGGGCGGGCCTGGAAGAAGGTGGCTTCCTCAAGGGCTACGCCCTGGACCGCATGCGGAAGGCCGCCAAGGTGCGCACGGGCTGGCTGGACTTCGGGGGGCAGATCCTCGCCTGGGGCCCCCCGTACGCCACCTCCCTGGCTGACCCGCAGCACCGGGACCAGGTCCGCATGACCCTGAACCTGCGCAATGCCTCCCTCTCGTGCAGCGGCACCTCCGAGCGGGGCCGCCACATCCTCGATCCCCGGAGTGGCCAGCGGTGCGAGGCCTGGGGCGCCACCGCGGTCGTCACGGCGGAGGCTCTCACGGCGGACGTGCTCTCCACCGCCCTCTACGTGCTGGGCCCCGAAGCGGGGCTGGCCTGGGCGGAGCGCCACGACGTGGCCGCAGCCTTCCTCTTGAACGACGGTGAGGTCCGGATGTCCCGGGCCTTCCGCCTTCTCCACCCCACCCTGATCTCCCAGGAGACCCGATGA